A genomic segment from Bacillus cereus G9842 encodes:
- a CDS encoding MerR family transcriptional regulator produces the protein MVVISIQELTRETGVTVRTLRYYDQIDLLKPSGKTEGGHRLYSEVDVIRLQQILFLKEMGFSLKEAANMLVKGELNLKDSLEKQLRFVQEEQKKFNRMERVLQAVVYSVDVEGDLDWKVMFELIQLSKQSPRIREIFQNEVFSKEEQKLLHNLPNMSEEDPNVLEWVDLLKQFRTFMKEGKEAANDEVQGATKKLMQKCLEMANGDEAFLDKLWEVRKSKEDSQKMSMYPIEEELLIYMDEAFRIYDEKEKDK, from the coding sequence ATGGTAGTGATTTCAATACAAGAATTGACGAGAGAAACAGGGGTTACAGTACGTACATTACGTTATTACGATCAAATAGATTTGTTAAAGCCGAGCGGGAAAACAGAAGGTGGGCATCGTTTATATAGTGAAGTTGACGTAATAAGGCTGCAACAAATTTTATTTTTAAAGGAAATGGGATTTTCATTAAAAGAGGCTGCGAATATGTTAGTAAAAGGTGAGCTTAACTTAAAGGATTCTCTTGAAAAACAACTTCGGTTTGTACAGGAAGAACAAAAGAAATTTAATCGAATGGAGCGTGTTTTACAAGCTGTTGTTTATTCGGTAGATGTGGAGGGAGATCTTGATTGGAAAGTTATGTTTGAACTTATTCAGCTTTCGAAACAGTCTCCTCGTATACGTGAAATATTCCAAAATGAAGTGTTTTCAAAGGAAGAACAAAAGTTGCTTCACAATTTGCCGAATATGAGTGAAGAAGATCCGAATGTTTTAGAATGGGTAGATTTATTAAAGCAATTCCGTACTTTTATGAAGGAAGGTAAAGAAGCTGCTAATGATGAGGTACAAGGGGCAACGAAAAAATTAATGCAGAAGTGTTTAGAAATGGCTAATGGTGACGAAGCATTTTTAGATAAGTTATGGGAAGTTAGAAAATCGAAGGAAGATTCACAGAAAATGAGCATGTATCCAATTGAAGAAGAACTTTTAATATATATGGATGAAGCTTTTCGTATTTATGATGAAAAGGAGAAGGATAAATGA
- a CDS encoding helix-turn-helix transcriptional regulator produces MGVKNKIKELRKQNHITQVEMAKAMQVTRQTIVAIENHHYNPSLELSLKIAKYFGVKVEEIFTLE; encoded by the coding sequence ATGGGTGTGAAAAATAAAATAAAAGAGTTAAGAAAGCAAAATCATATAACACAAGTTGAAATGGCAAAGGCGATGCAGGTGACGCGGCAGACGATAGTGGCGATTGAAAATCATCATTACAATCCGAGTCTAGAGTTATCCTTAAAAATCGCCAAGTATTTTGGAGTGAAGGTGGAGGAAATCTTTACGCTGGAGTAA